One Qipengyuania aurantiaca genomic region harbors:
- the sdhD gene encoding succinate dehydrogenase, hydrophobic membrane anchor protein, which produces MAHDTPIKRVRGLGSAHEGAHHWLVQRFTAIGNLVLMLFLVTSLALLPAYDYASMTKWASQTLPATALALLIVSVFWHARLGLQVLVEDYVHEAGTKFATLVLLNLATIGGAAFGLVSIARIALGGAA; this is translated from the coding sequence ATGGCACACGACACTCCTATCAAACGCGTGCGCGGGCTCGGCTCGGCGCATGAGGGCGCGCATCACTGGCTGGTGCAGCGCTTCACCGCCATCGGCAATCTGGTGCTGATGCTTTTCCTCGTGACCAGCCTCGCGCTGCTCCCGGCCTATGACTACGCCAGCATGACCAAATGGGCTTCGCAGACGCTGCCCGCCACCGCGCTGGCGCTGCTGATCGTCAGCGTGTTCTGGCACGCGCGCCTCGGCCTGCAGGTGCTGGTCGAAGACTATGTCCACGAAGCGGGCACCAAGTTTGCCACGCTCGTCCTTCTCAACCTTGCAACAATCGGCGGCGCAGCCTTCGGCCTCGTGTCGATCGCCCGCATCGCCCTCGGAGGAGCCGCCTGA